Proteins encoded together in one Psychrobacter sanguinis window:
- a CDS encoding LysR substrate-binding domain-containing protein: MPGSTPSQENTTYPLSAGQVLLPKITLKQLSVFISIYQTGSTSAASEQLHLSQSAVSSALTELEERLKMPLFERIGRRLHKNDNAEAIYIQAQAILGQCLTLEQYHKYQAGRIHIGASTTIGNYVLPSLIQQIYGDRPDAKVEFFIGNTRDVVSEVEQLKVDIGLVEGMPRPTDSKLIEQRAWRTDQLVVFAKKDSKWLAGISLITEKGKKNSKQLTTQQLAKIPLLVREPGSGTRQVIDEQLLRHMPEAEVVLAIQQSEAIRNMVKADIGFGCLSQHVIEADLEQGSLIAVDIKGIDLQRVWWMIWNKQRHKSDIWQEFVAGLGYE; the protein is encoded by the coding sequence ATGCCGGGTTCTACACCGTCTCAAGAGAACACTACGTATCCTTTATCTGCCGGGCAGGTGCTATTACCGAAAATCACCCTAAAGCAGCTATCGGTCTTTATTAGTATTTATCAGACAGGAAGCACCAGTGCTGCCAGTGAGCAGTTGCATCTGTCACAGTCTGCGGTAAGCAGTGCTTTGACTGAGCTTGAGGAGCGGCTGAAAATGCCGTTGTTTGAGCGCATTGGGCGCCGTCTGCATAAAAATGACAACGCCGAGGCGATTTATATTCAGGCGCAAGCGATATTAGGGCAGTGCCTCACCTTAGAGCAATATCATAAATATCAAGCAGGACGTATTCACATTGGCGCCAGCACCACCATTGGTAACTACGTCTTGCCGTCTTTAATTCAGCAGATTTATGGCGATAGGCCCGATGCCAAAGTAGAGTTTTTTATTGGTAATACCCGTGATGTGGTAAGTGAGGTTGAGCAATTAAAAGTAGATATTGGTCTGGTTGAAGGTATGCCAAGACCGACTGACAGCAAATTAATTGAGCAAAGGGCATGGCGCACAGACCAACTGGTGGTATTTGCCAAAAAAGACAGTAAATGGCTGGCAGGTATTAGCCTGATAACAGAGAAGGGCAAAAAGAACAGTAAACAGCTGACCACGCAACAATTGGCTAAGATCCCCTTATTGGTTCGTGAACCAGGATCGGGGACTCGGCAAGTGATTGATGAGCAGTTACTTCGTCATATGCCAGAAGCTGAAGTAGTGCTTGCTATTCAGCAGTCAGAAGCGATTAGAAATATGGTAAAAGCCGATATTGGCTTTGGCTGTCTATCGCAACATGTGATTGAGGCGGATTTGGAGCAAGGCAGTCTGATTGCGGTTGATATTAAGGGTATTGATTTACAAAGAGTGTGGTGGATGATTTGGAACAAGCAGCGTCATAAGAGCGATATCTGGCAAGAGTTTGTGGCGGGCTTGGGATATGAATAA
- a CDS encoding S-(hydroxymethyl)glutathione dehydrogenase/class III alcohol dehydrogenase, producing MKAKAAVAWGPNEPLKIEEVDVMLPRKGEVLVKVLASGVCHTDAYTLSGADPEGVFPAILGHEGGGIVEQVGEGVTSVQVGDHVIPLYTAECGECKMCRSGKTNLCSAVRETQGKGLMPDGTTRFYKDGEPIYHYMGCSTFSEYTVLPEISLAKVNKEAPLEEVCLLGCGVTTGMGAVMNTAKVEEGATVAIFGLGGIGLSAVIGAVMAGASRIIGIDVNESKFELAKKLGATDCINPKNYDKPIQEVIVELTDGGVDYSFECIGNVDVMRSALECCHKGWGESIIIGVAGAGEEISTRPFQLVTGRVWRGSAFGGVKGRSELPGYVERYLNGEIPLQDFITHTMPLEDINEAFDLMHEGKSIRSVIHFDALNDSAVQS from the coding sequence ATTAAAGCAAAAGCAGCCGTGGCTTGGGGCCCAAATGAGCCACTAAAAATTGAAGAAGTCGATGTGATGTTACCTCGCAAAGGTGAAGTACTGGTCAAAGTACTGGCCAGCGGCGTTTGCCACACTGATGCCTATACCCTATCTGGCGCTGACCCTGAGGGAGTATTCCCTGCCATTCTAGGCCATGAAGGTGGTGGTATCGTTGAACAAGTGGGCGAAGGCGTGACCAGCGTTCAAGTAGGCGATCATGTGATTCCACTTTATACCGCTGAATGTGGCGAGTGTAAAATGTGTCGATCTGGCAAGACCAACTTATGCTCTGCAGTGCGTGAGACCCAAGGTAAAGGCTTGATGCCAGATGGTACCACCCGTTTTTATAAAGATGGTGAGCCAATCTACCATTACATGGGCTGTTCAACCTTCTCTGAATACACAGTACTACCAGAAATTTCATTGGCTAAAGTAAACAAAGAAGCCCCTCTAGAAGAAGTATGTCTATTAGGCTGCGGCGTGACCACAGGTATGGGCGCGGTAATGAACACTGCCAAAGTAGAAGAAGGCGCTACTGTGGCCATCTTTGGTCTAGGCGGTATTGGTCTATCAGCAGTTATTGGCGCAGTAATGGCTGGCGCGAGCCGTATTATCGGTATTGATGTGAACGAGAGCAAGTTTGAACTGGCCAAAAAGTTAGGGGCTACTGACTGCATCAACCCAAAAAATTACGATAAACCTATCCAAGAGGTTATCGTTGAGTTAACCGATGGCGGTGTGGATTATTCATTTGAATGTATCGGTAACGTCGATGTGATGCGTTCTGCGCTTGAGTGCTGTCACAAAGGTTGGGGCGAGTCTATCATCATTGGTGTTGCTGGTGCCGGTGAAGAGATTTCTACCCGTCCGTTCCAGTTAGTTACTGGCCGCGTCTGGAGAGGATCAGCTTTCGGCGGGGTTAAAGGCCGCTCTGAATTACCCGGATATGTTGAGCGTTATCTAAACGGTGAAATCCCTCTACAAGATTTCATTACCCATACTATGCCACTTGAAGACATTAACGAAGCTTTTGATCTGATGCATGAAGGCAAGAGCATCCGTAGTGTGATTCACTTTGATGCGTTAAACGATTCAGCCGTTCAAAGCTAA
- a CDS encoding LysR family transcriptional regulator, translating into MKLDGISEFVSVAEYESFTRAAKELGISIAQVSRQVSALERRLNIKLFYRTTRKISLTEEGKVFYEHCRVILDRLASAQQALSDLQSKPQGKIKLTAPVTYGEQQLLPLINDFMLQYPDIEVHAFLSNQKVDLVEGGYDLAIRIGRLSDSTMMAKKLSYRTNYVCAAPSYINKFGAPQTLNDLAQHNCLLGSLDFWHFKEGSKERNIRVRGTVQYNSGYGLVDAALKGIGIVQLPDYYVQKYLDTGELVSLLDDYREPEEGIWAVYPQNKHLSPKIKVLLQYLQQHLSLLPSTLSATKSPTNAQ; encoded by the coding sequence ATGAAACTCGATGGAATTAGTGAATTTGTGTCAGTGGCTGAGTATGAAAGCTTTACTCGGGCGGCAAAAGAGCTTGGTATATCGATAGCACAAGTCAGCCGGCAAGTGAGTGCACTTGAGCGGCGACTGAACATCAAATTATTTTATAGAACCACCCGTAAAATTTCGCTGACCGAAGAGGGGAAGGTGTTTTATGAGCATTGCCGGGTGATATTGGATAGATTGGCGTCAGCACAGCAAGCGCTCAGCGATTTGCAGTCCAAACCTCAGGGCAAAATTAAGTTAACTGCTCCTGTAACTTATGGTGAGCAACAACTATTGCCTTTAATCAATGATTTTATGTTGCAGTATCCCGACATTGAGGTTCATGCTTTTTTGAGTAATCAAAAGGTAGATCTGGTAGAGGGTGGTTATGACCTAGCCATTAGAATAGGCCGGCTCAGTGACTCAACTATGATGGCCAAAAAACTCAGTTATCGTACTAACTATGTCTGTGCTGCGCCAAGCTATATTAATAAATTTGGTGCACCGCAGACCTTAAATGATTTAGCTCAGCACAATTGCTTGTTAGGCAGTCTCGACTTTTGGCATTTTAAAGAGGGTAGCAAAGAACGTAATATTCGAGTGAGGGGTACAGTGCAATACAATAGCGGCTATGGCTTAGTCGATGCTGCGCTAAAGGGCATCGGTATTGTGCAACTGCCAGATTATTATGTACAAAAGTATTTGGATACTGGCGAGCTGGTCAGTCTACTTGATGATTACCGAGAACCCGAAGAGGGAATATGGGCGGTTTATCCTCAGAACAAACACCTATCGCCTAAAATAAAAGTGTTGCTGCAATATCTACAACAACACTTGTCTTTATTGCCGTCTACATTATCCGCTACAAAATCCCCTACAAATGCTCAATAG
- a CDS encoding mechanosensitive ion channel family protein produces MEFLGFTVDIATLTESSLHLVTRVILAILILVIGRWLANKIVKLAQGLMIRSRLDDTVSSFLSRLLHGVLLIIVVLAALSKVGVQTTSVIAILGGAALAVGLALKDQLSNFAAGILIVIFRPFVRGDVVQISSYTGKVTDITLINTHITTTNNHDVVIPNSDISTSAIINYSSLPNRRVDITVGIGYDANIKAAKEVLLAVAKANPLAFTDPEPVVRVTNLGDNSVDLTLNVWTSNDDWWTLQCELLEDFKVALDDNNIDIPFPQRKIHVSGLDSLVNKDSAANSKPD; encoded by the coding sequence ATGGAATTTTTAGGATTTACGGTGGACATTGCCACTCTCACCGAAAGTTCACTACATTTGGTAACCCGTGTTATTTTGGCCATACTGATATTGGTGATTGGACGCTGGCTAGCCAATAAAATCGTAAAGTTAGCACAAGGCCTTATGATACGTAGTCGTTTAGACGATACGGTCTCAAGCTTTTTGAGTCGATTATTGCATGGCGTGTTACTCATTATTGTGGTACTGGCCGCTTTGAGCAAGGTGGGGGTTCAGACCACCTCTGTCATCGCTATCTTAGGTGGTGCTGCCTTAGCAGTTGGGTTGGCATTAAAAGACCAACTGTCAAACTTTGCCGCCGGTATTCTAATCGTTATTTTCCGTCCTTTCGTACGTGGAGATGTTGTCCAAATAAGTAGCTATACGGGTAAAGTAACGGACATTACTCTGATTAACACTCACATTACCACCACCAATAATCACGATGTGGTCATTCCCAATAGCGACATTAGCACTTCAGCCATTATCAACTACTCCTCCCTGCCCAATCGCCGTGTCGATATTACAGTAGGCATTGGTTATGATGCCAATATTAAAGCAGCCAAAGAGGTGTTATTAGCAGTGGCAAAAGCTAACCCTCTGGCCTTTACTGATCCAGAGCCTGTGGTAAGAGTAACCAATTTAGGGGATAACTCTGTGGATTTGACCCTGAATGTATGGACCTCAAATGATGACTGGTGGACACTACAATGTGAGTTATTAGAAGACTTTAAAGTTGCCTTAGATGACAATAATATCGACATTCCATTCCCGCAGCGTAAGATTCATGTCAGTGGTCTAGACAGCTTGGTCAATAAAGACTCTGCCGCAAATAGTAAGCCTGATTAA
- a CDS encoding aminoacyl-histidine dipeptidase: protein MSDNYSENSLANNISSLAPNLVWHYFYALTQIPRPSFEEEAVQQFVLDEAQRLGLWAERDAVGNVLVRKPATAGMENAPGVILQNHLDMVAQKNEDSSHNFSTDPIDAYIDPEKNNEWVTAKGTTLGADNGIGAASALAVLASDDIAHGPLEALFTATEETGMDGAKGLQPGWIQGQLLLNLDTEELGDICIGCAGGIDATFSLPIEWQSPTASHAYHLTVKGLKGGHSGIDIIKQRGNAALIISRLLDSMSQHIEVASIQAGNLRNAIPREANALFVSDTTEAELQQLLTAQVEIIRRGLPVEDREMSVTLVTSDMPAQTWTKASQQTLLTAIRLCPNGVDRMSMDTAGVVETSVNLAKIDTQSERLELQSLLRSLDDDARNDLADRMKRLFESFGATVELDGEYPGWKPAPQSALTDCVIKQGHQVLGSEPKVTVIHAGLECGLLGHHYPHWQMVSFGPTIEMPHSPDERVNIESVAKFWTWLTQVLGALKTA, encoded by the coding sequence ATGTCAGACAATTATTCAGAGAATAGTTTAGCAAACAATATCAGTAGTCTAGCTCCAAACTTAGTATGGCACTATTTCTACGCCCTTACTCAGATTCCTCGCCCCTCATTTGAAGAGGAAGCTGTGCAGCAGTTTGTGCTTGATGAAGCCCAAAGATTGGGGCTTTGGGCAGAGCGTGATGCGGTGGGTAATGTTTTGGTGCGTAAACCTGCTACAGCCGGAATGGAAAATGCACCTGGCGTTATCCTACAAAACCACTTAGATATGGTGGCGCAGAAAAACGAAGACAGCAGTCATAACTTTAGTACCGATCCTATTGACGCCTATATTGATCCTGAAAAAAACAACGAATGGGTAACCGCCAAAGGCACCACCTTAGGGGCAGACAATGGGATTGGCGCTGCTTCAGCATTGGCAGTACTTGCCTCTGATGATATCGCGCATGGCCCATTAGAAGCGTTATTTACAGCAACTGAAGAAACGGGCATGGACGGTGCAAAAGGTCTTCAGCCCGGTTGGATTCAAGGTCAGCTGTTATTAAACTTAGATACTGAAGAGCTCGGTGACATTTGTATTGGCTGTGCTGGTGGTATTGATGCGACGTTTTCACTACCGATTGAATGGCAATCACCCACAGCAAGCCACGCCTATCATTTAACCGTAAAAGGTCTAAAAGGTGGCCATTCAGGTATTGATATTATTAAGCAGCGCGGTAATGCAGCACTGATTATTTCACGTTTATTAGACAGCATGTCACAGCACATCGAAGTGGCTTCTATTCAAGCCGGCAACTTACGTAACGCCATTCCACGTGAAGCCAATGCACTGTTCGTCAGTGATACTACTGAGGCTGAACTTCAGCAGTTATTAACCGCACAAGTTGAGATTATTCGCCGTGGATTACCGGTAGAAGACCGTGAGATGAGTGTGACCTTGGTGACATCGGACATGCCTGCCCAAACTTGGACCAAAGCCTCACAGCAGACCCTACTAACTGCCATTCGCTTATGCCCAAATGGGGTGGATCGCATGAGTATGGACACCGCCGGCGTGGTGGAAACTTCCGTCAACTTGGCCAAAATCGACACCCAATCTGAACGCTTAGAACTACAAAGCTTATTACGTTCGTTAGATGATGATGCCCGTAATGATTTGGCCGATAGAATGAAGCGTTTGTTTGAGTCGTTTGGTGCGACAGTTGAATTAGACGGTGAATACCCAGGTTGGAAGCCTGCCCCGCAGTCAGCGTTGACAGACTGTGTGATTAAACAGGGTCATCAAGTATTAGGTTCAGAGCCTAAAGTGACCGTTATTCATGCCGGCCTAGAATGTGGCTTATTAGGACATCACTATCCACACTGGCAGATGGTGTCATTTGGTCCCACTATTGAAATGCCGCATTCTCCAGATGAGCGTGTCAATATTGAGAGCGTTGCTAAGTTTTGGACATGGCTAACTCAGGTATTGGGTGCTTTAAAGACAGCTTAG
- a CDS encoding PAP2 family lipid A phosphatase, giving the protein MVSHLVTQSFHQSHNRTSDASLSIKRWLLLIGLTVVSTFMFEHSEIDVSISELFYHNGHWLIEKNAQPFRFMFYDFPKTLIILLGVYLLINLIVKKWKSSTAVSTQNSPKNKWLLPFSTTKFSSKELGYLLLTIIMVPAIIATLKSVTYVSCPNHLTIFGGDTPYLSLWQDILTKTPAKCFPAAHASAGFALYAFAYLPRFVHNKTKIMLVVSVLAWTMGLYKMMIGDHFFSHTLVSMWLSWAIVYGIALLFFRSTLSASLQRR; this is encoded by the coding sequence ATGGTGTCTCATTTAGTAACGCAATCCTTTCATCAAAGTCACAATCGTACTTCTGATGCCTCCCTGTCTATCAAAAGATGGTTACTTCTTATTGGTTTGACTGTCGTGTCGACATTTATGTTTGAACACAGTGAAATAGATGTGTCTATTAGTGAGCTTTTTTATCACAATGGTCATTGGCTCATTGAGAAAAACGCACAGCCATTTCGATTTATGTTTTACGATTTTCCAAAGACTTTGATTATTTTATTAGGCGTTTACCTGCTAATAAATTTAATAGTCAAAAAATGGAAATCATCAACCGCTGTCTCTACACAAAATTCGCCGAAAAATAAATGGCTATTGCCTTTTAGTACTACCAAGTTTAGTAGTAAAGAGTTGGGCTATTTATTACTCACTATAATTATGGTGCCCGCTATCATTGCGACTTTGAAGTCAGTTACCTACGTGAGTTGTCCTAATCATCTGACCATATTTGGTGGAGATACCCCCTATCTGTCACTTTGGCAAGATATCTTAACTAAGACACCAGCCAAATGCTTTCCTGCCGCTCATGCCAGTGCTGGATTTGCTTTATATGCGTTTGCTTATCTCCCCCGCTTTGTGCATAACAAAACCAAAATCATGTTAGTGGTGTCTGTGCTGGCTTGGACAATGGGGCTGTATAAAATGATGATTGGCGATCATTTCTTTAGTCATACGTTAGTGTCTATGTGGCTATCTTGGGCCATCGTTTATGGCATAGCGCTTCTGTTTTTTAGATCTACTCTTTCTGCTAGTCTGCAGCGCCGATAA
- a CDS encoding diacylglycerol kinase has product MIMTKLSPDLPPNTSHTQQASSQTPLNPDSFAYNVKGKTAVARIIKAAGYSLDGFKAAYNHEAAFRQVFWLNLVLLLALTFVPFALTVKMVLVFASFLSLIVELINTGLEASIDHTSTEQHPLAKIAKDVGSAAQFLALLLLFTLWMMALYSVFSADLGRLS; this is encoded by the coding sequence ATGATTATGACTAAGTTATCTCCAGATTTACCGCCTAATACGTCTCATACTCAACAAGCCTCATCACAGACCCCCTTGAACCCCGATAGCTTTGCTTATAATGTAAAAGGTAAAACTGCCGTCGCCAGAATTATTAAGGCAGCGGGCTACTCGCTTGATGGCTTTAAGGCCGCCTATAATCACGAAGCGGCCTTTAGACAGGTCTTTTGGCTAAATCTTGTGCTGTTATTGGCTTTAACTTTCGTGCCTTTTGCGCTTACGGTTAAAATGGTTCTGGTCTTTGCCTCATTTCTTTCATTGATTGTGGAGCTTATCAATACCGGACTTGAAGCCAGTATCGACCATACCTCTACTGAACAACATCCCTTAGCAAAAATCGCCAAAGATGTGGGGTCAGCTGCTCAGTTCCTAGCTTTATTACTGTTATTTACACTATGGATGATGGCTTTATATAGTGTTTTTTCTGCAGATTTAGGGCGACTTAGCTAG
- a CDS encoding sensor histidine kinase, which translates to MLNTDSIVYKFRLSYLIFTMILCGTFIAVFYAAETKIEEILVESYLLQQLEINTILTSTSNGRALIPLAERNPGVKIYHYEDAPEILKKTATSDIHEMTVNADNGKRADLYFIKHPSRGEEYILTYLDLGQKPQDLSKAGYPDHSYPVLALFEKLEEVFYTLLIGVVLLSILMAFIFSSLSSKAIIKPLLDLKDAVESDQYNLDQLTHLPSEVGVLARAIDDKNQKLEQYLKREQLFTGDVSHELRTPLTIIMGASEVLQAQLEHNPKAQEFTQRINTTARETSEIISALLLLSRAPEQLDAPSTCINQIAQKEVSRLDYLLHYKPVTCRIEADNDYFANVRPELLKMALGNLVKNAFQYTDSGEVIVTIDAQKISVADTGLGIPDNMMPLLYERFERIDPQNIKTEGSGLGLSIVQRIMTHLDWKLTHTTNELGGSTFSIYYK; encoded by the coding sequence ATGTTAAATACCGATTCAATCGTTTATAAATTCCGCCTTTCTTATTTAATCTTCACAATGATCTTGTGCGGTACTTTTATTGCTGTCTTTTATGCAGCGGAGACTAAGATTGAGGAGATATTAGTAGAGAGCTATTTATTACAACAGCTTGAAATAAATACTATCTTAACTTCCACAAGTAATGGTAGAGCACTGATACCTTTAGCAGAGCGAAACCCCGGGGTCAAAATATATCACTATGAAGATGCTCCAGAAATTTTAAAAAAGACAGCTACTTCTGACATACATGAAATGACTGTTAACGCTGATAACGGTAAGCGAGCAGATTTATACTTTATTAAACACCCTTCTCGAGGTGAAGAATACATTTTAACCTATCTTGATTTGGGCCAAAAACCGCAAGATTTATCAAAAGCAGGTTACCCCGACCATTCCTATCCCGTATTGGCTTTGTTCGAAAAACTTGAAGAGGTTTTCTATACTTTGCTGATTGGGGTGGTATTACTTAGCATTCTTATGGCATTCATCTTTTCATCGCTATCTTCTAAAGCCATTATTAAACCCTTGTTAGACTTAAAAGATGCCGTCGAATCAGATCAATACAACCTCGATCAGTTGACTCACCTGCCCTCGGAGGTCGGCGTATTAGCACGGGCTATTGATGATAAAAATCAAAAGCTTGAACAATATCTGAAGCGAGAGCAGTTATTTACTGGTGATGTCAGTCATGAGCTACGCACCCCGCTTACCATTATTATGGGAGCATCTGAAGTACTGCAAGCACAGTTAGAACATAACCCCAAAGCTCAGGAGTTTACTCAGCGTATTAACACCACTGCTAGAGAGACTTCAGAGATTATTAGTGCTTTACTTCTATTGTCCCGCGCCCCTGAACAGCTTGATGCGCCTTCCACTTGCATTAATCAAATTGCTCAAAAAGAAGTCAGCCGTCTTGATTATCTATTACACTATAAGCCGGTAACCTGCCGTATTGAGGCGGACAACGATTATTTTGCCAATGTCAGACCTGAGCTTCTTAAAATGGCACTAGGGAATCTTGTCAAAAATGCTTTTCAATACACAGATTCTGGAGAAGTTATCGTGACTATCGATGCTCAAAAAATCAGTGTGGCTGATACTGGGCTAGGTATTCCTGACAATATGATGCCCCTATTGTATGAGCGTTTTGAGAGAATCGACCCTCAAAACATCAAAACTGAGGGATCAGGATTGGGATTAAGCATTGTGCAAAGGATTATGACTCATCTTGACTGGAAACTGACTCATACCACGAATGAGCTAGGTGGCAGTACTTTTAGTATTTATTATAAATAA
- a CDS encoding response regulator transcription factor, with protein MHKILIIEDNPDIVANIYAFFEPKGYELDNAHNGPSGLSLLAENQYDVILLDVMLPGMNGTELCRTLREKLHIKTPVLMLTARDTISDKVAGFDSGADDYLVKPFSLVELEVRVKALLRRHQDEYFDKDITLGPLTLNIEKHTAYRDNILLKLTPTGFKILQALMQSYPNVVNKNELEQRVWGEDIPNSDALRTHLHSLRSQVDKPFAHSMIVTVPAVGYQIVIPEKQAS; from the coding sequence ATGCATAAAATTCTTATTATTGAAGATAACCCAGACATCGTTGCCAATATTTATGCTTTTTTTGAACCTAAGGGCTATGAATTAGACAATGCTCATAATGGGCCTAGCGGCTTATCTTTACTCGCTGAAAACCAGTATGATGTTATCTTGCTAGATGTCATGCTTCCAGGTATGAATGGCACGGAGCTTTGTAGAACGCTGCGAGAGAAACTACATATTAAGACCCCGGTGCTTATGCTAACCGCTAGAGACACTATCTCTGACAAAGTGGCTGGTTTCGATAGCGGCGCAGATGACTATTTAGTGAAGCCTTTCTCATTAGTAGAGTTAGAAGTGAGAGTAAAGGCATTATTACGTCGCCATCAAGATGAGTATTTCGACAAAGACATCACGCTTGGCCCTTTGACCCTTAATATTGAAAAGCATACCGCTTATCGTGATAATATCTTATTAAAACTAACACCGACTGGGTTTAAGATTCTGCAGGCTCTGATGCAATCCTATCCAAATGTGGTGAATAAAAATGAGCTAGAACAACGGGTGTGGGGAGAGGATATACCGAATAGTGACGCTCTACGTACTCATTTACATAGCTTACGCTCTCAAGTAGATAAGCCTTTTGCTCACTCCATGATAGTCACTGTTCCCGCTGTTGGTTATCAAATTGTCATCCCTGAAAAACAAGCCAGTTAA
- a CDS encoding phosphoethanolamine transferase has product MSKKLLTHTPSLTPQDQTHPTKAPFLRRLSQIQINPNVLILLVAIYLTVTANLSFFGKVLDIYPIANNLGFVVSTVGLLFGVIWLVLQLFTYKPAHKVILSLMIIIGAICAYFTDSYGTIFDTNMLVNGLETDHAEAMDLFAPAFLIRVLLLGVLPVFILSQLKIQVLPFKRAALQRVVTLLACLGVLALCLLPFGDQYASFFRQHKQVRYYANPVMPIYSTIKLGTDKIDDLRRPKHLIPHAEDAKLITPVATNSESNSAGMNPVKPKLMVLVVGETVRSDHIGLNGYSRDTMPLLAKTKDVYSYKDVSSCGTSTAYSVPCMFSYADRKDYDMDLAPYNENVLDTLNKQGVNVIWRDNNSSSKGVADRVTFEDYKTDKLNPNCDVECRDIGMLKDFDKIVAKPQNTLLVLHQMGNHGPAYYKRYPKEYEVFKPVCESNELSKCDNQSVINAYDNAIVYTDYFLHNIIETLKPYEQEYDVMMIYVSDHGESLGENNIYLHGLPYNIAPKSQKQVPLIVWSPASNNIDNGSITSLLQKPVSHDYLTPTLLSYFGISTQEVADKPTLFKPVAN; this is encoded by the coding sequence ATGTCAAAAAAGCTGTTAACTCATACCCCATCTTTAACCCCGCAAGACCAAACTCATCCTACCAAAGCCCCTTTTTTAAGACGGTTATCACAAATCCAAATTAATCCAAATGTGCTTATATTATTGGTCGCTATCTACTTAACAGTTACTGCTAATTTAAGTTTCTTTGGCAAAGTATTGGATATTTATCCAATTGCAAATAATTTAGGCTTTGTTGTTTCAACCGTAGGGCTACTATTCGGTGTTATTTGGTTAGTACTTCAACTGTTTACCTACAAGCCTGCCCATAAAGTTATTCTTAGTCTAATGATCATTATCGGTGCGATTTGTGCCTATTTCACTGACAGTTACGGCACTATCTTTGATACCAATATGTTAGTAAATGGGCTGGAGACAGATCATGCGGAGGCTATGGATTTATTTGCACCAGCATTTTTGATAAGGGTTTTATTGTTGGGGGTTTTACCGGTATTTATTTTGTCTCAATTAAAGATACAAGTTTTGCCATTTAAACGTGCTGCTCTTCAGAGAGTCGTTACTTTATTGGCGTGTTTAGGCGTATTGGCATTGTGTTTATTACCATTTGGTGATCAATATGCAAGCTTCTTTCGTCAGCATAAACAGGTTCGATACTATGCGAACCCCGTTATGCCTATCTATTCCACAATCAAACTGGGTACTGATAAGATAGATGACCTACGTCGTCCTAAACATTTAATTCCACATGCTGAGGACGCAAAATTGATCACCCCTGTTGCTACTAATTCTGAAAGCAATAGTGCTGGCATGAATCCCGTTAAACCTAAACTAATGGTATTGGTAGTTGGAGAAACAGTACGCTCGGATCACATTGGCTTGAATGGCTACTCACGTGACACCATGCCACTACTTGCTAAGACCAAAGATGTGTACAGCTATAAAGACGTTAGCTCTTGTGGTACTTCGACCGCTTACTCTGTGCCTTGTATGTTTAGTTACGCGGATCGCAAAGATTATGATATGGATCTTGCCCCCTACAATGAGAACGTCCTTGACACTTTAAACAAACAAGGCGTAAACGTGATCTGGCGTGATAACAACTCTAGCTCTAAAGGGGTGGCAGATCGGGTGACATTTGAAGATTACAAGACCGACAAGCTCAATCCAAACTGTGATGTCGAGTGTCGCGATATTGGCATGTTAAAAGACTTCGACAAGATAGTGGCTAAGCCGCAAAATACCTTATTAGTACTGCATCAGATGGGTAACCATGGTCCTGCTTATTACAAGCGTTATCCTAAAGAATATGAAGTATTTAAGCCTGTATGTGAGAGTAACGAGTTATCAAAATGTGATAATCAATCAGTTATCAATGCCTATGATAATGCCATTGTTTACACTGATTACTTTTTGCATAACATTATTGAGACCCTTAAGCCTTATGAGCAAGAGTATGATGTGATGATGATTTATGTCAGTGATCACGGAGAGAGCTTAGGTGAAAACAATATTTATTTACATGGTTTGCCTTATAACATTGCTCCTAAATCTCAAAAACAAGTACCGCTTATTGTTTGGTCACCGGCTTCAAATAATATAGACAATGGCAGTATCACCAGTCTATTGCAGAAACCTGTTTCTCATGACTATTTGACCCCAACCTTATTAAGCTACTTTGGCATAAGCACTCAAGAAGTGGCCGACAAGCCCACTTTATTTAAGCCTGTTGCTAATTAA